The Vallitalea longa genome includes a region encoding these proteins:
- a CDS encoding MerR family transcriptional regulator, with protein MYRTGELLNYLGITRDKLRFYEEKGLLNPKKNKENNYRNYDIYDIYKIMSIDFYKKRGMTISQIQELLKNEDVKYMDNILENKKNELEKLIYDAKCMIKRIEETQTFSNNLKDDLNVFQIKPLPLYKVIGEISEFVAVEEYENVIDVINSNNDDMISQIMRYISFDKDSVISTKMLIVNTIDIEKDNEKILKYPKCLFTVAQEVQTENEQRDLIEEMHRLSTQYAAKHNLKLLGEAFARIRLITYKKNETKTYIEIFIPIK; from the coding sequence ATGTACCGTACAGGTGAACTACTAAATTATTTAGGAATCACAAGAGATAAATTACGTTTTTATGAAGAAAAAGGTTTATTGAATCCTAAAAAAAATAAGGAAAATAACTATAGAAATTATGATATTTATGATATATATAAAATCATGAGTATAGATTTTTATAAAAAAAGAGGTATGACAATTAGTCAGATACAGGAACTACTAAAAAATGAAGATGTTAAGTATATGGATAATATATTGGAGAATAAGAAAAATGAGTTGGAAAAACTGATATATGATGCCAAATGTATGATAAAAAGAATTGAAGAAACACAAACCTTCAGTAACAATTTAAAAGATGATTTGAATGTTTTTCAAATAAAACCCTTACCATTGTACAAAGTCATAGGAGAAATATCGGAATTTGTAGCAGTTGAAGAATACGAAAATGTTATAGATGTCATCAATTCTAATAATGATGATATGATATCACAGATTATGCGTTATATATCTTTTGACAAAGATAGTGTCATAAGTACGAAAATGTTAATTGTTAATACAATAGATATTGAAAAAGATAATGAAAAAATATTAAAATATCCGAAATGTTTATTTACAGTGGCCCAAGAGGTTCAAACAGAAAATGAACAAAGAGATTTAATAGAAGAAATGCATAGACTTTCAACACAATATGCAGCTAAACATAATCTGAAATTACTAGGTGAAGCTTTCGCTAGGATACGTCTTATAACTTATAAGAAAAATGAAACTAAAACATATATAGAAATATTTATTCCCATTAAGTAA
- the hcp gene encoding hydroxylamine reductase, translating into MFCYQCQEAAKGTGCTLAGVCGKKAEVANLQDLLIYTIKGISILANEGRKIEININQVDKFIVNGLFMTITNANFDDNAFYKTIKEGLKLREELKKNIESKGIVLKELHDSVTWIAESDAEIELKSNSADVGVLATDNEDVRSLRELIIYGVKGMAAYAHHAYNLGKENNEIYAFITKALEATLDDSLSADDLVALTLETGKYGVDVMALLDDANTSTYGNPEITQVNIGVRKNPAILISGHDLNDLEQLLEQTKGTGVDVYTHSEMLPAHYYPAFKKYGNFVGNYGNAWWKQKEEIEAFNGPVIFTTNCIVPPKDSYKNRIYTTGASGFPGCKHIEADEKGNKDFSEIIQHAKKLDSPTEIETGSIVGGFAHAQVFALADKVVDAVKTGAIKKFFVMAGCDGRMKSRDYYTDFAKQLPDDTVILTAGCAKYKYNKLALGDIGGIPRVLDAGQCNDSYSLAVIALKLKEIFELNDINELPIAYNIAWYEQKAVIVLLALLHLGVKNIHLGPTLPAFLSPNVINVLVNTFGIAGITNVQDDIDMFLQ; encoded by the coding sequence ATGTTCTGTTATCAATGTCAAGAAGCAGCAAAAGGAACAGGTTGTACATTAGCAGGAGTTTGTGGAAAAAAAGCTGAGGTGGCTAATCTTCAAGATCTACTAATTTATACTATAAAAGGAATATCAATATTAGCTAATGAAGGTAGAAAAATAGAGATTAATATTAATCAAGTTGATAAATTTATTGTCAATGGATTATTTATGACCATTACTAATGCTAATTTTGATGATAATGCATTCTATAAAACAATAAAAGAAGGATTGAAGCTTAGAGAAGAATTAAAGAAAAATATAGAATCAAAAGGAATTGTACTTAAGGAATTGCACGATAGTGTTACATGGATAGCAGAGTCTGATGCTGAAATAGAATTAAAATCTAATAGTGCTGATGTAGGTGTACTTGCAACTGATAATGAAGATGTACGTTCATTAAGAGAACTAATTATTTATGGAGTAAAAGGAATGGCTGCATATGCACACCATGCTTATAATCTAGGTAAAGAGAACAATGAAATCTATGCTTTCATTACTAAAGCTCTAGAAGCAACATTAGATGATTCATTAAGTGCTGATGATTTAGTAGCTCTTACCTTAGAAACAGGCAAATATGGTGTAGATGTTATGGCATTGCTTGATGATGCTAATACTTCTACTTATGGTAATCCAGAAATTACACAAGTAAATATTGGTGTTAGAAAAAATCCAGCGATACTGATATCAGGTCATGATTTAAACGATTTGGAACAACTACTTGAGCAGACTAAAGGAACAGGGGTAGATGTATACACACATAGCGAGATGTTACCAGCTCATTATTATCCAGCATTTAAGAAATATGGTAATTTCGTAGGAAATTATGGAAATGCATGGTGGAAGCAAAAAGAAGAAATAGAAGCATTTAATGGACCTGTAATATTTACAACTAACTGTATTGTACCTCCAAAAGATAGTTATAAGAATAGGATATACACAACTGGGGCATCAGGATTTCCAGGTTGTAAACATATAGAAGCTGATGAAAAGGGAAATAAAGATTTTTCGGAAATTATTCAACATGCTAAAAAATTAGATTCACCGACTGAGATAGAGACAGGGTCAATAGTTGGAGGATTTGCACATGCTCAAGTTTTTGCACTTGCTGATAAAGTTGTAGATGCAGTTAAAACAGGAGCGATTAAGAAATTTTTCGTTATGGCTGGATGCGATGGAAGAATGAAATCAAGAGATTATTATACAGATTTTGCGAAGCAATTACCTGATGATACTGTTATTCTAACTGCTGGTTGTGCAAAATATAAATACAACAAATTAGCCCTAGGTGATATAGGTGGCATTCCAAGAGTACTTGATGCAGGTCAATGTAATGATTCCTATTCACTTGCAGTTATTGCACTAAAATTGAAAGAGATATTTGAGCTTAATGATATCAATGAATTGCCTATTGCATATAATATTGCTTGGTATGAGCAAAAAGCAGTAATAGTATTGTTGGCATTATTACATCTAGGTGTTAAGAATATTCATTTAGGACCAACACTTCCTGCTTTCTTATCTCCTAATGTTATTAACGTATTAGTAAACACATTCGGTATTGCAGGTATTACTAATGTTCAAGATGATATAGATATGTTTTTACAATAA